TCGGGAACCGGCGGCGGGGCCTCGACGCGACGGCCGAGCGCGGCCCGGCGCAGCGCATCAGCCACGGAGCGACCGGAGGGCGCGGCGTCGGCTAGGCGCTGGTACTCGGCGGGGGTCAGGTAGACCGAAACCCGGCGGGTTCGGCGCTGACCCTCGGCGAGCGGGGCGGGTCCTCTTTTACCCATCGGCGGCTCCCTCGGTGGCGGCGG
This is a stretch of genomic DNA from Thiohalospira halophila DSM 15071. It encodes these proteins:
- a CDS encoding plasmid mobilization protein translates to MGKRGPAPLAEGQRRTRRVSVYLTPAEYQRLADAAPSGRSVADALRRAALGRRVEAPPPVPEVNREAWRALARSVGNLNQLAHHANAGRQVDGSLRAELSEVRALVETLRKELVGEGEDHTG